A genomic window from Tolypothrix sp. PCC 7910 includes:
- a CDS encoding HhoA/HhoB/HtrA family serine endopeptidase, with the protein MQNQPRDGDNFSSNNLSNTSGTKHRNHAPWTKAAASLSLVLLGSGMTLAGGYLAGHPQKLSQSASNLAVSPVNAAPPITAGTDPNFVTEVVQRVGPAVVRINSSRTVKTQLPEEFNDPFFRRFFGSQLPQGNQVQRGTGSGFIIGKDGRILTNAHVVDGADTVTVILKDGRSFQGKVLGKDELTDVAVVKIQADNLPTVTIGNSDQLQPGQWAIAIGNPLGLDNTVTTGIISATGRSSSQIGASDKRVEFIQTDAAINPGNSGGPLLNSRGEVIGMNTAIIQGAQGLGFSIPINTAQRISNQLTATGKAQHPYLGIQMVGLTPELKQNINSDPNSGLSVAEDKGVLVVKVVPNSPAAKAGIRAGDVIQKLNGQTVTDASSIQKAVDNSEIGGDVRLELRRNGQNVSVAVQPGAFPTNLVQ; encoded by the coding sequence ATGCAAAACCAACCACGCGACGGAGACAATTTCTCAAGCAACAATTTATCGAATACATCTGGTACTAAACACCGTAATCATGCACCCTGGACTAAGGCAGCTGCCTCTCTTTCGCTGGTGCTGCTGGGATCTGGGATGACATTGGCAGGTGGCTATTTAGCTGGACATCCTCAAAAGCTATCTCAGAGTGCATCGAATTTGGCAGTTAGTCCAGTAAATGCTGCACCTCCAATTACAGCAGGTACAGACCCCAACTTTGTCACAGAGGTAGTGCAAAGAGTAGGCCCAGCTGTAGTCCGAATTAACTCTTCACGCACAGTAAAAACTCAGTTACCAGAAGAATTTAACGATCCATTTTTCCGCCGTTTCTTTGGTTCTCAACTACCACAAGGAAACCAAGTACAAAGAGGTACTGGTTCTGGCTTTATCATTGGTAAAGATGGTCGGATTTTGACCAATGCCCACGTAGTCGATGGTGCTGATACTGTGACAGTCATCCTCAAAGATGGGCGGAGTTTCCAAGGTAAGGTACTAGGTAAAGATGAATTAACAGATGTTGCTGTGGTGAAGATTCAAGCAGACAATTTACCAACAGTTACTATCGGTAACTCAGATCAACTACAACCAGGACAATGGGCGATCGCGATCGGTAATCCCTTAGGGTTAGATAATACTGTCACAACCGGGATTATCAGCGCTACCGGACGGAGTAGCAGTCAAATTGGAGCGTCTGATAAACGAGTTGAATTTATTCAAACCGACGCAGCAATTAACCCCGGTAACTCTGGCGGCCCTTTGCTGAATTCCCGTGGTGAAGTAATTGGCATGAATACTGCCATTATTCAGGGCGCGCAAGGCTTGGGCTTTTCTATCCCCATCAATACAGCACAACGTATTTCTAATCAACTGACAGCTACAGGGAAAGCACAACACCCATATTTGGGAATTCAAATGGTGGGTTTAACACCGGAATTAAAGCAAAACATTAACTCAGATCCTAATAGTGGTTTGAGTGTGGCAGAAGATAAAGGTGTTTTAGTTGTGAAAGTAGTGCCGAATTCACCAGCAGCTAAAGCTGGAATTCGTGCTGGTGACGTTATCCAAAAACTCAATGGTCAAACAGTAACAGACGCTAGTAGTATCCAAAAAGCTGTAGATAATAGCGAAATTGGTGGCGATGTGCGCTTAGAGTTGCGACGAAATGGACAAAATGTCAGTGTTGCTGTGCAACCTGGTGCTTTCCCAACTAATTTAGTGCAATAG
- the glgB gene encoding 1,4-alpha-glucan branching enzyme: protein MSMTTIAPEQVNRIVWNQHQDPFEVLGSHLIEQNGKNVWVVRAYLPNASAAWVVIPQERKEYPMQTAHHPHFFECIIETAELANYQLRIKEGEHERVTYDPYAFKSPRLTDFDLHLFGEGNHHRIYEKLGAHLTQVDGVKGVYFAVWAPNARNVSILGDFNSWDGRKHQMRKGPTGVWELFIPEVGVGEHYKYEIKNFEGHIYEKSDPYGFQQEPRPKTASIVTDLNAYSWSDRDWLEKRRHTDPLTQPVSVYEVHIGSWLHASSAEPAKLPNGETEPVVIVSELKPGARFLTYRELAERLIPYVKELGYTHVELLPIAEHPFDGSWGYQVTGYFAPTSRFGTPEDFMYFVDQCHKNEIGVIVDWVPGHFPKDGHGLAFFDGSHLYEHADPRKGEHKEWGTLVFNYARHEVRNFLVANALFWFDKYHIDGIRVDAVASMLYLDYCRKPGEWLPNQYGGRENLEAADFLRQVNYLIFSYFPGALSIAEESTSWPMVSWPTYTGGLGFNLKWNMGWMHDMLDYFSMDPWFRQFHQNNITFSMWYNHSENFMLALSHDEIVHGKSNMIGKMPGDTWQKLANVRCLFTYMFAHPGKKTMFMSMEFGQWSEWNVWGDLEWHLLQFEPHQQLKLFFQELNHLYRSEPTLYTQDFAEPGFEWIDCSDNRHSVVSFIRRDKDSDNFVVVVCNFTPQPHSHYRIGVPDKGFYTELFNSDSRQYGGSNMGNLGGKWTDDWSLHNRPYSLDLCLPPLGVLILKLDHKKTAAALGS, encoded by the coding sequence ATGTCCATGACCACGATCGCTCCTGAACAGGTTAACCGCATCGTTTGGAACCAACATCAAGACCCCTTTGAAGTACTGGGTTCTCATCTCATAGAACAGAATGGCAAAAATGTCTGGGTTGTGCGAGCCTACTTACCAAATGCAAGTGCGGCTTGGGTAGTGATTCCTCAGGAACGTAAAGAGTACCCGATGCAAACAGCGCATCATCCTCACTTTTTTGAATGCATTATTGAGACAGCAGAACTAGCAAATTACCAGTTACGGATCAAAGAAGGGGAACATGAGCGTGTCACCTACGATCCTTATGCCTTTAAATCTCCGCGCCTGACAGATTTTGATTTACATTTGTTTGGTGAGGGTAATCATCACCGAATTTATGAGAAATTGGGAGCACACCTCACCCAAGTAGATGGCGTTAAAGGTGTTTATTTCGCCGTTTGGGCACCTAATGCGCGTAACGTTTCTATTTTGGGGGATTTCAATAGTTGGGATGGACGCAAACACCAAATGCGAAAAGGCCCTACAGGAGTTTGGGAATTATTTATTCCCGAAGTAGGAGTGGGAGAACATTATAAATATGAAATCAAAAATTTTGAAGGTCACATTTACGAAAAATCCGATCCATACGGCTTTCAACAGGAACCTCGTCCGAAAACAGCATCAATTGTCACCGATTTAAATGCTTACAGTTGGAGCGATCGCGACTGGTTAGAGAAACGCCGACATACCGATCCTCTAACTCAGCCTGTGTCAGTTTATGAAGTGCATATAGGTTCTTGGTTACACGCTTCTAGTGCCGAACCTGCAAAATTACCCAATGGTGAAACTGAACCTGTAGTTATAGTTTCCGAACTGAAACCCGGCGCACGTTTCCTCACCTATCGCGAACTAGCCGAGAGACTTATTCCCTACGTTAAAGAACTCGGTTATACCCATGTAGAGCTTTTACCAATTGCAGAGCATCCCTTTGATGGATCTTGGGGTTATCAGGTGACTGGCTATTTTGCGCCTACCTCCCGGTTTGGTACTCCTGAAGATTTCATGTATTTTGTTGACCAATGCCACAAAAACGAAATCGGAGTGATTGTGGATTGGGTTCCTGGCCATTTCCCTAAAGATGGACATGGTTTAGCCTTTTTCGATGGTAGTCACCTGTACGAACACGCTGACCCGCGTAAAGGCGAACATAAAGAATGGGGGACGCTGGTATTTAATTATGCCCGCCACGAAGTACGTAATTTCCTAGTAGCAAATGCCCTGTTCTGGTTTGACAAATACCACATTGATGGTATTCGCGTTGATGCTGTAGCTTCGATGCTTTACCTCGACTATTGCCGTAAACCAGGAGAATGGCTACCTAATCAGTACGGTGGTAGAGAAAATCTAGAAGCAGCAGATTTTCTGCGCCAAGTAAATTATCTCATTTTCAGCTATTTTCCTGGAGCGCTTTCCATTGCAGAGGAATCAACTTCTTGGCCAATGGTATCTTGGCCTACCTACACAGGTGGTCTGGGTTTTAACTTAAAGTGGAACATGGGTTGGATGCACGATATGCTGGACTACTTCAGCATGGATCCTTGGTTCCGCCAGTTCCACCAAAACAACATCACTTTTAGTATGTGGTATAACCACAGCGAAAACTTCATGCTGGCTCTATCCCACGATGAAATCGTGCATGGGAAAAGCAACATGATTGGCAAAATGCCAGGAGATACATGGCAGAAGTTAGCTAATGTGCGTTGTTTATTTACTTATATGTTCGCTCACCCAGGCAAGAAAACCATGTTTATGAGCATGGAATTTGGGCAATGGAGCGAGTGGAATGTCTGGGGTGATTTAGAATGGCACTTGCTACAGTTTGAGCCACACCAACAGTTAAAACTATTTTTCCAAGAGTTGAACCATCTATACCGCAGCGAACCAACTTTGTACACCCAAGATTTTGCGGAACCAGGTTTTGAATGGATTGACTGTAGCGACAACCGTCATAGTGTAGTTTCCTTTATCCGCCGTGATAAGGATTCAGACAATTTTGTGGTTGTGGTTTGTAACTTTACACCTCAACCCCATTCTCATTACCGTATAGGTGTACCAGACAAAGGTTTTTATACCGAGTTATTTAATAGTGATTCCCGTCAATATGGCGGTAGTAACATGGGTAATTTGGGTGGTAAATGGACAGATGATTGGTCATTGCACAATCGCCCTTATTCCTTAGACCTGTGTCTGCCACCTTTGGGAGTATTAATTCTCAAGTTGGATCACAAGAAGACAGCAGCAGCTTTGGGGTCTTAA